The following coding sequences lie in one Jonesia denitrificans DSM 20603 genomic window:
- a CDS encoding small basic family protein produces the protein MIPFLGLAIGVIAGLVLEPTVPSYLQPYLPIAVVAALDALFGGFRALLDGLFDDRVFLISFLSNVVVAAFIVFLGDQIGVGSQLSTGVIVVLGIRIFSNVAAIRRHIFKA, from the coding sequence GTGATCCCTTTTCTTGGTTTAGCCATTGGTGTTATCGCAGGCCTCGTCCTCGAACCAACAGTACCTAGCTATCTCCAGCCCTACCTGCCCATCGCAGTCGTTGCAGCGCTTGATGCGCTCTTTGGCGGATTTCGGGCCCTCCTTGATGGCTTATTTGATGACCGGGTCTTCCTGATTTCGTTCTTATCAAACGTGGTAGTTGCTGCATTTATTGTGTTTCTCGGTGACCAAATCGGGGTAGGAAGCCAACTATCAACCGGCGTCATTGTCGTTCTTGGCATCCGAATCTTCTCGAACGTGGCAGCGATTCGTCGTCACATCTTCAAAGCGTGA
- a CDS encoding MerR family transcriptional regulator — protein sequence MRISDVLASLRSEFPTVSHSKLRFLEVQGLISPERTASGYRQYSLADIERLRFILSAQRDHYLPLKVIKDQLNELDTLGLAAHSPSHPCADRDGHEAHASVTHLGSLARIAGVSQSVIDDLVEAQLLDINADGSPKTHDHNRVIAHVASELSDYGIEGRHLRPMRHAAQRQAALAQQVAASRRAYRRGSDGSQTLKDQANQVGHLLAQLHSAWIGAEISATNQNPK from the coding sequence ATGCGCATCTCTGATGTTCTTGCATCCCTACGTTCAGAGTTCCCTACGGTGTCGCACTCTAAGCTCCGTTTCCTCGAAGTGCAGGGGCTGATCTCGCCAGAGCGCACTGCCTCTGGGTACCGCCAGTACTCGCTTGCTGACATTGAACGTCTGCGGTTTATTTTGAGTGCTCAACGAGATCACTACTTGCCCCTCAAGGTCATCAAGGACCAATTAAACGAGCTTGATACGTTGGGCCTTGCAGCCCATTCTCCTTCTCATCCCTGCGCAGACCGTGACGGACACGAAGCGCATGCGTCGGTGACCCACCTGGGCTCTTTGGCCAGGATTGCAGGGGTGTCTCAGAGCGTGATTGATGACCTTGTGGAGGCCCAACTGCTTGACATTAATGCAGATGGCAGCCCTAAAACCCATGATCATAATCGAGTTATTGCCCATGTGGCGTCGGAACTGTCTGACTACGGGATCGAGGGACGTCACCTACGCCCCATGCGGCACGCGGCTCAACGTCAGGCTGCGTTAGCGCAGCAGGTGGCTGCGTCACGGCGCGCATATCGCCGTGGATCGGATGGGTCACAAACTCTCAAGGACCAGGCCAATCAGGTGGGTCATTTGCTCGCTCAACTCCATTCGGCCTGGATTGGTGCGGAAATCTCTGCGACAAATCAGAACCCTAAATAG
- a CDS encoding MerR family transcriptional regulator, which yields MNDRVEPKGNITQAALVRSQGTLFGDSCEDLDPQSGYRGPTACRVAGITYRQLDYWARTGLVAPTVRPATGSGTHRLYSFRDILVLKVVKRLLDTGVSLQQIRIAVEQLRERGIGDLAQITLMSDGASVYECTSSDEVIDLVQGGQGVFGIAVGRVWREVEGSLSMLPAERLDDEVDASMPDELAARRAQRRTAG from the coding sequence GTGAACGATCGCGTCGAGCCGAAGGGCAATATTACCCAGGCAGCACTTGTGCGATCCCAGGGGACCCTTTTCGGTGATTCCTGTGAGGATCTTGATCCTCAATCAGGTTATCGCGGCCCCACAGCTTGCCGTGTCGCCGGAATCACTTACCGGCAACTCGACTACTGGGCGCGTACTGGACTCGTTGCGCCAACTGTGCGCCCAGCAACGGGCTCAGGGACCCACCGGCTGTACTCTTTCCGAGACATTCTTGTGTTGAAGGTCGTCAAACGACTCCTTGACACGGGGGTTTCCCTGCAACAAATCCGTATCGCAGTGGAACAATTACGCGAACGTGGAATCGGGGATCTTGCCCAAATCACCTTAATGAGTGACGGGGCGTCGGTGTACGAATGCACATCGTCTGACGAGGTGATTGATCTCGTCCAGGGTGGTCAAGGTGTCTTTGGTATTGCAGTGGGACGGGTATGGCGGGAAGTTGAAGGTTCGCTGTCGATGCTGCCTGCCGAACGGCTTGATGACGAAGTCGACGCATCCATGCCAGATGAACTCGCTGCGCGCCGTGCGCAACGAAGGACCGCTGGGTAA
- a CDS encoding CDP-alcohol phosphatidyltransferase family protein, translating to MSATRGLVWTVPNVISVMRLVLIPVFAVLMLQGQHAAALIVVALSSVSDWADGYIARRFNQVSELGKTLDPIADRCFIVVTLGVFVVKDMIPWGLFTVVLARDLVMVVLVALIARAGYPPLAVTIVGKAATLFLLFAFPLYIVSIMSIFPAGLTDAAGVAAWMFAIVGAVLYWVSAGQYLIAGRALLRSDTTTS from the coding sequence ATGAGTGCAACACGCGGATTGGTGTGGACGGTCCCCAATGTCATTTCTGTGATGAGACTAGTGCTCATTCCGGTGTTTGCAGTGCTCATGTTGCAAGGTCAGCATGCTGCCGCGCTCATCGTTGTGGCGCTGTCATCAGTGTCCGATTGGGCTGATGGGTACATTGCCCGGAGATTCAACCAAGTCTCAGAGCTCGGCAAGACGCTCGACCCCATTGCTGATCGATGTTTTATTGTTGTCACGCTTGGTGTTTTTGTTGTGAAAGACATGATCCCGTGGGGGTTGTTCACTGTTGTGCTGGCGCGTGACCTCGTCATGGTTGTGCTTGTTGCGCTGATCGCTCGTGCCGGGTACCCCCCGCTTGCTGTGACCATAGTCGGTAAAGCAGCGACTTTGTTCCTCCTGTTCGCTTTTCCTTTGTACATTGTGTCGATCATGAGTATTTTCCCGGCAGGTTTGACTGATGCTGCTGGTGTTGCAGCGTGGATGTTCGCTATTGTCGGAGCTGTTCTTTATTGGGTTTCCGCTGGGCAGTATCTTATTGCGGGACGTGCGCTTCTTCGTTCGGACACCACCACCTCATGA
- a CDS encoding ParA family protein, whose translation MAILGVCSLKGGVGKTSVTLGIASAALYARLKVLVVDLDPQGDTTLSLGVADSTTNCVAEVLDNPSLFVLRSAIAPSPWNPEQLHVLCGSQESARHDGPTYAHRLNRLTTALAHVHDDYDLILIDCPPSLGGLTRQGLTASHRALIVTELGLFSVSAAVRAFHAIEDIRTTSAPDLAPLGVLVNRVRPQSSEQAYRYEELTDMFGPLIMPTYIPERAALQQAQGAGSPIHAWPSRAARDLAQRFDHVLARALQALHSPVPEHLTHHLSQTNDDVTESLTEAFAAALTVSTEPAHTDTSVGSTN comes from the coding sequence GTGGCAATTCTCGGAGTATGCAGCCTCAAAGGCGGAGTCGGAAAGACATCCGTCACCCTTGGCATTGCCTCGGCAGCCTTGTACGCCCGCCTCAAAGTCCTTGTGGTTGACCTCGACCCACAAGGCGACACAACGCTTTCCCTTGGCGTTGCCGACTCCACAACCAATTGCGTTGCGGAAGTGCTCGACAACCCCTCACTGTTTGTGTTGCGATCAGCGATCGCCCCCTCACCGTGGAATCCCGAACAACTCCATGTATTGTGCGGATCGCAAGAATCTGCCCGCCATGATGGCCCCACCTATGCGCATCGACTTAACCGACTGACAACCGCATTGGCGCATGTCCACGATGACTACGATCTCATTCTCATTGACTGTCCCCCATCCCTTGGCGGGCTCACCCGCCAAGGCCTCACAGCCAGCCACCGTGCTCTCATTGTCACCGAGCTCGGGCTGTTCTCCGTCTCCGCAGCAGTGCGTGCTTTTCACGCCATTGAGGACATTCGAACAACCAGCGCACCGGACCTCGCACCGCTGGGTGTTCTTGTGAACCGTGTTCGCCCTCAATCCTCAGAGCAGGCATACCGATACGAAGAACTGACTGACATGTTTGGGCCACTGATTATGCCCACGTACATTCCTGAGCGCGCCGCTCTCCAACAAGCGCAAGGCGCCGGAAGCCCTATTCATGCTTGGCCATCGAGAGCAGCACGTGATCTTGCTCAGCGCTTCGATCATGTGCTCGCCCGCGCGCTCCAGGCTCTCCACTCCCCTGTGCCAGAGCACCTCACGCACCACCTGTCGCAGACAAACGACGACGTCACTGAGTCGTTAACAGAAGCATTCGCAGCAGCGCTCACGGTCAGTACGGAACCCGCTCACACCGACACCTCAGTGGGGAGCACAAACTAG
- a CDS encoding FHA domain-containing protein: MNRQTPHNPHLDGEQPMSDTTMTFASINALDEAMNVAAAAPEVREYVAGLPRGSALLVVQAGKTFTERFLLDADRVVAGRSEDADIFLNDVTVSRTHAEFIRHGDQFEVRDAGSLNGTYINRDRIDSYTLKNGDELQIGKYRMIYYVSPLSQLPSKPAQGQ, encoded by the coding sequence ATGAATCGCCAAACACCGCACAACCCACACCTCGATGGCGAGCAACCTATGTCTGACACGACAATGACGTTCGCTTCGATCAACGCGCTCGACGAGGCGATGAACGTGGCAGCCGCTGCGCCTGAGGTTCGTGAGTATGTTGCTGGTCTTCCTCGAGGATCAGCGCTTCTGGTCGTTCAAGCAGGCAAAACGTTCACCGAACGCTTCCTGCTGGACGCTGACAGAGTTGTTGCAGGTCGCAGCGAGGACGCGGACATTTTCCTCAATGATGTCACTGTCTCGCGGACGCATGCTGAGTTCATCCGTCACGGGGATCAGTTTGAGGTGAGAGATGCAGGTTCACTCAATGGAACCTACATCAACCGGGATCGTATTGATAGCTACACCCTCAAAAACGGCGATGAACTCCAAATCGGCAAATACCGCATGATCTACTATGTCAGCCCGTTATCTCAGTTGCCGTCGAAGCCTGCACAAGGCCAGTGA
- a CDS encoding DUF881 domain-containing protein codes for MTHQRPDHTDRPPADASMSLLNEIMRNPLDLGYSAAARRRTRQDLAGASKTSSHMSRVVVLVVSLALGVTTTMAIKELRARDEVISSARTLLVDEITERQETRASLEELAAQRQQSVDQLRSQILEEQEPELISQVTTDQLRSGVLPVQGPGVKITVRDGSGADLDANRRVHDADIRVVVNGLWSLGAEAITINGQRLTTTSAIRSAGAAILVDLTGVSAPYRIEAIGDPDVFDQQFPTSAAAEQLEALNDSFGITWEIERQDAISAPAGSNRSLIHASPVTDESS; via the coding sequence ATGACTCATCAACGCCCGGACCACACTGACCGGCCACCAGCTGACGCATCGATGTCGTTGCTCAACGAGATCATGCGCAACCCGTTGGATTTGGGGTACTCTGCGGCGGCTCGTCGGCGCACCCGGCAGGACTTAGCTGGAGCCTCCAAAACCTCATCGCATATGTCGCGGGTGGTGGTACTCGTGGTTTCTCTTGCCTTGGGTGTCACAACAACCATGGCGATTAAGGAACTGCGAGCTCGCGACGAAGTCATCTCCTCTGCCCGCACACTTCTTGTCGACGAAATTACCGAAAGACAAGAAACCCGTGCATCTCTTGAAGAACTTGCTGCGCAACGTCAACAATCCGTGGATCAACTTCGGTCCCAGATCTTGGAGGAGCAAGAACCAGAACTCATCTCGCAGGTGACCACAGATCAACTGAGATCCGGTGTGTTACCCGTGCAAGGTCCGGGGGTAAAAATTACGGTTCGTGATGGCTCAGGAGCTGACCTCGACGCGAACCGTCGGGTTCACGACGCTGACATTCGAGTGGTTGTGAACGGCCTGTGGTCTCTTGGGGCTGAAGCGATCACAATCAACGGTCAACGTCTCACCACGACGAGCGCGATCCGTAGCGCAGGTGCAGCTATTCTTGTTGATCTTACCGGCGTGTCAGCTCCCTACCGCATCGAAGCGATTGGGGACCCGGACGTTTTTGACCAACAGTTCCCTACGTCTGCGGCCGCGGAGCAACTCGAAGCTCTCAACGATTCCTTCGGTATTACCTGGGAGATTGAACGGCAAGACGCCATCAGTGCACCAGCAGGATCCAACCGATCGTTGATTCATGCGAGCCCTGTTACTGACGAGTCCTCATGA
- a CDS encoding DUF881 domain-containing protein, whose translation MTTPSSTPPTPQSPPECETVTDAPDQLHDEVAIPSAQAAAGSASDQETTPSDQTTATFADDHTEPDPLNSKAPELEDPEREDASESPPTAPAPPVSQKRALIRLLQPRATRAQFLSAALLGLLGFALVVQLQVQQQDELATLRESDLVNLLDDVTRRNSDLEDDIVRLRALESELRSGSSSQRAAIEAARENVTTQGILAGRLPAQGPGVTILLTDGDERLPAATLFNVLEELRNAGAEVIEINGIRLVTDSYFIDDTQGVEVDGTVITEPYIWKAIGAPDTLVPALEIPGGAMASVRSRGGQATITEAESVLIEAVVEPEIPEYAQATPKND comes from the coding sequence ATGACCACACCCTCATCAACACCACCCACGCCGCAGTCTCCACCGGAATGCGAGACAGTCACGGACGCACCTGACCAGTTACACGACGAAGTAGCCATACCGTCTGCTCAGGCGGCAGCTGGGTCCGCAAGCGACCAGGAGACCACACCATCTGACCAGACGACAGCCACATTCGCTGATGACCACACCGAACCGGACCCCTTGAATTCGAAGGCACCAGAGTTAGAGGACCCGGAGCGAGAAGACGCTTCGGAAAGTCCGCCAACCGCGCCAGCGCCGCCGGTGAGTCAAAAGAGGGCGTTGATCCGGCTTTTGCAGCCGCGAGCAACACGCGCCCAGTTTCTCTCCGCTGCACTGTTGGGGTTGCTGGGATTTGCTCTCGTTGTGCAACTACAAGTGCAACAGCAAGATGAACTGGCAACGCTTCGAGAAAGCGACCTTGTCAACCTGCTTGATGACGTCACACGCAGGAACTCCGATCTGGAAGACGACATCGTTCGGCTTAGAGCGTTGGAAAGTGAACTGCGATCTGGTTCTTCCAGCCAGCGTGCCGCAATCGAAGCGGCACGGGAGAATGTGACGACTCAAGGTATCTTGGCAGGTCGTTTACCAGCACAGGGACCAGGAGTCACCATTCTCTTGACAGATGGTGACGAGCGTTTGCCCGCCGCGACGTTATTCAACGTGCTAGAAGAGTTACGCAACGCTGGAGCAGAAGTCATTGAAATTAATGGGATTCGTCTCGTCACTGACAGCTATTTTATTGATGACACCCAAGGGGTCGAGGTTGACGGAACGGTCATCACCGAGCCCTATATTTGGAAGGCAATCGGTGCCCCTGACACCCTTGTTCCAGCCCTAGAAATCCCGGGCGGTGCCATGGCCTCTGTTCGATCTCGAGGGGGACAAGCCACCATCACGGAAGCAGAATCGGTGCTCATCGAGGCTGTTGTCGAACCCGAAATACCAGAATATGCGCAGGCCACGCCCAAAAACGATTAA